The following proteins are encoded in a genomic region of Nicotiana sylvestris chromosome 4, ASM39365v2, whole genome shotgun sequence:
- the LOC138889737 gene encoding uncharacterized protein, whose amino-acid sequence MAEYEACILGIKLAIDINVQELLVIRDSDLLKRQVREEWATKNPKILPYLHHIQELRKRFRKTEFQHIPKVQNEFADALATLSSIIQHPNTNFIDPIQVKIHEQPAYCAHVEEEADGKPWFYDIRKYLTIGEYPELANATQKRTLRRLSNNFFHGGEILYRRTPDMGLLRYVEAREATKLLEEVHAGTCRPHMNGFVLEKKILRAGYFWMTMEADCIQFILVAIDYFTKWVEAASYKAFTKKVVADFVQDRMVCRFGVPESIITDNDSNLNSDLMKAMGETFEIKQKNSTAYRPQMNGVVEAANKNIKKILRKMIEKHKQWHGKLSFALPGYRTTVRTSTGATPYMLVYGTEAVISAEVEIRSLRVIQEAELDDAEWVKSRYDQLALIDGKRINVVCHGHLYQNRMSRAFNKRVKPRKFTPGQLVLKKIFPYQDEAKVKFSPNWQGLYMVHRVLTGGALILAEMDREVWPKPINAEAVKRYYV is encoded by the exons atggccgaatatgaagcctgcattctaGGGATTAAACTGGCCATTGATATTAACGTTCAGGAGTTACTAGTAATCAGAGACTCGGACCTACTCAAACgtcaggttcgagaagaatgggcaaccaagaatcccaagatactcccttatctgcatcacatacaggaattgagaaagaggttcaggaagacggaattccagcatattCCTAAGGTAcagaatgagttcgctgatgcactggccactttgtcatctataATTCAGCATCCAAATACAAACTTTATTGACCCCATCCAGGTTAAGATTCACGAacaaccagcttattgtgctcacgtCGAAGAAGAAGCTGACGGGAAACCTTGGTTCTACGATATCAGAAAATACCTGACAAtaggagagtacccagagcttgccaATGCTACTCAGAAACGGACACTTCGGAGattatccaacaacttctttcacggCGGGgaaatcctgtataggaggactcccgatatGGGATTATTAAGATATGTTGAGGCAAGAGAAGCAACCAAACTATTGGAGGAAGTGCACGCAGGGACCTGTAgaccgcatatgaatggtttcgtcttggaaaagaagatactccgagcaggatatttttggatgactatggaagcAGACTGCATCCA gttcatcctagtggcaattgattactttactaaatgggttgaagcagcatcatacaaggcatTCACCAAAAAAGTAGTAGCAGATTTCGTCCAAGATCGTATGGTTTGTCGGTTCGgggttccggaatcaatcatcaccgacaacGATTCTAATCTTAACAGCGACCTGATGAAGGCAATGGGTGAAACATTCGAGATTAAACAAAAGAACTCAACGGcttacagacctcaaatgaatggagttgtagaagcagccaataagaacatcaagaagatactaagaaagaTGATCGAAAAGCACAAACAGTGGCATGGGAAGTTGTCATTCGCCTTACCGGGTTATCGTACCacggtccgcacatcaactggggccactccctacatgctggtttatggtacagaggcagtcatctccgccgaggtagaaattcgtTCCTTAAGGGTCATACAAGAAGCAGAAttagatgatgcagaatgggtcaAGAGTCGCTACGATCAGTTAGCCCTCATAGACGGAAAAAGAATAAACGTTGTTTGTCACGGTCATttatatcagaacagaatgtccagagccttcaacaagagagtcaagccaaggaagtttacaccaggacagctggtgttgaagaagatatttccatatcaagatgaagccaaagtgAAATTCTCTCCTAATTGGCAGGGTCTGTATATGGTGCATCgggttctaaccggaggagcccttattctcgcagaaatggacagagaagtctggccgaagcctaTTAACGCAGaagcagtgaagcgatactacgTTTGA